Within Phycisphaerales bacterium, the genomic segment TCGCGATCGAGGCACAGCGCAAAGATGTGCTCCAGATCGGCCCACCGTTGGCCGCGATCGGCGTGGTGGGCGGTTGGTACGCGTTGACCATGGCGCTTGGGAAGGTCTCAATGCCCGAGGCCTGGAACACGGCCTTGCATGCGAACTTCCCCTGGGTCTACCCGCTGGGCGCGCGCGGCTGGGATTGGGAGCCGGTGTTTGTGTACCTGTGGGGCGGGGCGCCTGCTGGTTCGGTCCCGGGGTTGTTCGCCGCGCTCTTCTGGGATGTGCATTTCGTGGGGACGGCCTACCTCGCGGTCCGCATGTTGCACTACCTCTCGGAGATCAAGCGGGGGAACCTGCCGGCCGCCCAGCGTACACGGCTCAATTTCCTCGCCTATGTCTGCTACGCGCCGACCCTGATCCAGGGTCCGATCGAGCGTTTCGCGCCCTTCCAACAGGCCATGGACACCTGCCATGCGCAGCGGTGCTGGGCGAACGTGCCGCCGGCCCTGGGGCGCCTCATGCTCGGGCTGGCCAAGAACCTGCTTGCCAAAACCTATCTGACCCAACTGCTCTGGTACGAATTTCACCTTGGCCAGGACAACCTGCTGTGGCGCAGCCCGGAGGAGATCGGGAGTTTCTGGCTGTTGTACCTCAGCCCCGTGCTCATACTGCTGAAGCTCTACCTCGAGTTCAGCGGTTACTGCGACATTGCGGTCGGCTGCTCGCGGCTGCTCGGCTTCCGGCTGGTGGAGAACTTCGACCAGCCGTGGTTGGCCACGAGTCTACGAGATTTCTGGCGGCGCTGGCACATCAGTCTGTCACTGATCCTGCGCGACTACGTCTACATCGCACTGGGCGGCAACCGGCAGCGTGCCACGCTCAATTTGTGCCTCACGTTCTTCCTGTGTGGCATCTGGCACCGGCTCATTCTGCAGGTTGGCGTGTGGGGACTCCTCATGGGCCTGATGGTGGCGGTCAATCAAGGGTGGGTGGATCGGACAAAGCGCTGGGATGCGCAGCCGGAACAGGGGCTGGGACGCGTCCGCCGGCTGTGGTTGCGCTGTGCGCCGCTGCCCCAGATCGCGGCCTGGTTGCTCACGATGCACGCTTTCTTCGGTTCACTCCTGATCTTCTTTGGCGGTTGGGGTGGGGTGCGCGTACTCGGGGAGCTTTTGCGACGGATCGTAGCCGCGGGTGTGGCCTTCTGTTCCTGAGTCATTACCGGTGAGATTAAGAAAACTTTGTGGCGCAACCGCTCTCGGCGGATCATTTGCTGTTCGTGTTGACCAGTGCGGGTATACTGGATTCGCCTGTTCGGACGGCATGCGCCGTCCTTGCTGATGTCAGAGTTGCAGGGTTGGAGAGAGGCGGCGCTCCGCAGGTATGTTCCTCGGGCCGATTGTACGTACTTGGACACCGGTTGGGTTCTCCGTGCGCGCCGGCAGTGTCATGCTGCTTGGCCTGCTAGCGATCGGAACCTGGCGCGCGAATGCGCAGCCGAGCGAACTACCGGAACTTGTTGTCGTGATCGGCTCATCCGTCCTCCCCACCGATGCCGTGCTGGGACTACCCGATACGCGGGTGGGGGATACGCTCGTCATCGACCTGCGGCTGGAGAACCGGGGGGACCAGACCGTTTACTTCGAGGGGGAATCGATGCTGACGTTCGATGGACCGGCCTCCTTCGCCTTGCTCGAAGCGCCGCAGGTGATGGTGATCGATCCTGGGGAAATAGCGAAAGTGCGGTTGAGCTTTTTTCCGCTGCGACCGTGGGCGTACACTGCGGCCCTCGAGTTTCGCACGCTGGTGCCGACTGAAAGTACACCGACCGGCGACTTCCACCTCGAATTCGCTGGCCGGGGGCGGGTCCTCGACTGCAATTGGAATGGCGTGGATGATGAGATTGACCTGCTGAACGCTTTCAGCGCTGATTGTGACCAGAACGGGGTGCCCGATGAGTGTGACATCGAACTCGGACACCTCGCCGATCTCGACGACAACGGCGTCGCTGACCTTTGCGATCCCGACTGTAATGACAATGGCTACCCCGATGGCTACGAACTACTCAGGGGTTGGGAGAACGACTGCAACCTCAATGGCCGACCCGACCGATGCGATATTGCGAGTGGCGACTCGCTTGACCTGAATCACAACGGTATTCCGGATGAGTGCGAAGCGGACTGCAATGGCAACGGAATTCCGGACGACCTCGACATCGCCCTGGGTCTGAGCTCCGACTGCAATGGGAACGGCATTCCCGACGAATGCGAACTGGCCGACGGCCTGCTCGAGGATTGTGACGCCAACGGCATCGCCGATCTGTGCGAGCTCGACAGTGATGGCGACGGCATCATCGACGCGTGTGACAACTGCCCGTCTGTCTACAACCCGGACCAGCTCGACAGCAACGGTGACGGCACGGGCGATGCCTGCGCGAAGAAGGATGACACCACGAAACCAGGCGATAGCGATATTCCGGATGATGGCGGTGCACCCGGCGACGGCGGCCAACCTCCGGGCGGGGATGCGGGCGATGGCACCACTCCGCCGGCACTCGGTGACGACGACGGTCACGGTCCGGAAGACCTGCCTCCCAACAATGAGGATGCGACCCTCCCCGATCGCATGGTTGAATTCCCGGACGAACTGGGCTGCGGCGGACCGCTCTGCGGAGCCGGCCTCGCTCCGTTGCTGCCGTTGATGATCCTGGGGCTGGGCTCGTGGAAAGTGCAGCGCCGCCGTCAGGCCGGCGCCAGCCGCCCGTGCCGATAGCGCCACTCCCCGTCGACCAGCGTGCCTACCGCTCGCGATCGCACCCGCCAGCCGTCAAACGGCGTATTGCGACTGCGCGAGCGCATCTCGCCGACCGCAATGGTCCACTCCAGGTCCGGATCGAGCAGCACGATGTCGGCGGGCTGATCGACGGCCAGGGTCCCGCCCGTGACGCCGAGCAGGCGGGCCGGGTGGGTTGACAGCGCCGCGATCAGTTGCGGCCAGTCGATGCGCCCAGACTCGATCAGCGCCCGGACGAAGAGGGGCACAGCGGTTTCGAGGCCGATGATGCCGAAAGGCGCATCCGCAAACTCGTGTTCCTTGTCTTCTGCCAGGTGCGGCGCATGGTCCGTGACCAGGCAGTCGATCGTGCCATCCGCGACACCCGCAAGACACGCCTCGACATCCGCCTGGCTGCGGAGCGGCGGCTTCATCTTCATATTCGTGTCGTAGCCGGCGCAGGCCTCATCCGTCAACAGCAGATGATGAGGGCACACTTCGGTGCTGACGCGCTGTCCACGCTGCTTTGCCGCCCGCACCATCGCCACCGCGTTCGCAGTCGAGACATGCGCTACGTGGTAGCGTACTCCGGCCTGCGCCGCGAGCAGGATATCGCGCTGCACCATCACGTCCTCGCTGAGGCCGGAGATGCCCGCCAGGCCCAGGCGCGTGGCCGTGGCACCGGCATGCATGACGCCGCGCCCGGAGAGGGTGGGGTCCTCGCAGTGCTGGATGAAAAGGCGCTCGAACATGCTGACGTAGCGCATCGCCCGCAGACAAACGCTCGCATCGGCCACGCCGCTGCCGTCGTCGCTGAAGGCGATTGCGCCCGCCCGCACCATGAGGCCGATTTCGGCGAGTTCCTTCCCGCCCCGCCCCTCGGTCAAGGCGCCGATCGGGTAGACGCGCGTATGGGCGGAACGGGCCGCCTGCCGCAGGACGAACTCGATGGCGGAATCGTTGTCCAGCGGTGGTTCGGTGTTCGGCATGCAAGCCACGGCCGTAAAGCCGCCCGCGGCGGCCGCAGCCGTGCCGCTCTCAATGGTCTCCGCTTCCTCGTAGCCCGGCTCGCGCAGGTGGACGTGCATGTCAATCAGGCCCGGCGCGACGATCAGGCCGGCGGCATCGATGACCTCGTCGGCATCGGCGGGGGCGCGTCGACCCAGCGCGGCGATCTTGCCATTGCGCACGGCGAGGTCGGTGATCTCGTCGATTTCCTGGGCCGGGTCGATTACCCGCCCACCGCGGATCAGGAGGGTCTTGGTCATGTGCTGTTGTCGCCACGGGCTGGGGTCGTAGCGCGCCGCCGCACGGCGGCCACGCCGGGCGGTATCATAACGCTGCTGGCGGTGTGTGCCACGGAAGCATCAAGGTCGGCCCAGCGCGCAGTTTCCGGCCAGGCAGGAAGTGGACTGGCACAAGCTGGAGGTGCTCGGCGTGGTGCCGCGTTTCGAAGACCGCCTGTGCGCCGGGCCGCTGGTGCTCGACGGTGCGGTCGGCACCGAGCTAGAGCGGCGGGGTATCCCCTGCGAGTTGCCGCTGTGGTCCGCGCACGCGCTTCGCACCGCACCTGCGGTGGTGGCCGCGATTCACACCGACTACGCCCGCGCCGGAGCGGAGCTGCTGGTGGCGAACACGTTTCGGACGAACCCGCGGACCTTGCGGGCCGCCGGAAGCGCGGCAGAGGGTCCGGAGCTGTGTCGGCGGGCGGTCGCGCTGGCTCGCGCCGGTGCGGCGGCGGCGGATCGACCGTGCTGGGTCGCCGCGAGCGTGGGCCCGGTAGAGGACTGCTACCACCCCGAGCGGACGCCGGGTGCGGAGGCGCTGGCGGCGGAGCATGGGGAGTGGGCGGACTGGCTGGCGTTTGCGCAGCCGGACTTGGTATGGATTGAGACGATCGGGACGGTGCGGGAGGCGGTTGCGGCGGCGGCCGCAGCGCGGGAGCGTGGGCTCGCGTACGGCTTGTCGCTGATGCTGCGGGCGGATGGGGCGCTGCTCGGCGGGGAGACGCTGGCAGAGGCGGTGCGTGCGGTCGAACCACTGGGGCCGGTCGCGCTAGGTCTGAACTGCATCCCGCCAGCAGGTGTTTCGGAACTCTTGCCACATCTGCGGGCGCTGACGGGCGTACCGCTGGCGGCGTACGCGCACATCGGCAACCGGGTGCCGCTGCGGGGCTGGTCGATCGCAGAGCGCCCGACACCGGAAGCGTATGCGGCCTGCGTGGCGGAGTGGATCGAGGCGGGGGCGACGGTGGTCGGCGGGTGCTGTGGAACGACGCCGGCGCACATCGC encodes:
- a CDS encoding MBOAT family protein, with the protein product MDATAFPHLAALLPGLLGQFTFTWEAVRAGPYEPIAWGDWHGFWLSRFFAEHFLVVYCAPLLPVLLLLRGDGLRRGVVVTALLFLTYVFGALYAGLWLLTCLALHAFAERFAIEAQRKDVLQIGPPLAAIGVVGGWYALTMALGKVSMPEAWNTALHANFPWVYPLGARGWDWEPVFVYLWGGAPAGSVPGLFAALFWDVHFVGTAYLAVRMLHYLSEIKRGNLPAAQRTRLNFLAYVCYAPTLIQGPIERFAPFQQAMDTCHAQRCWANVPPALGRLMLGLAKNLLAKTYLTQLLWYEFHLGQDNLLWRSPEEIGSFWLLYLSPVLILLKLYLEFSGYCDIAVGCSRLLGFRLVENFDQPWLATSLRDFWRRWHISLSLILRDYVYIALGGNRQRATLNLCLTFFLCGIWHRLILQVGVWGLLMGLMVAVNQGWVDRTKRWDAQPEQGLGRVRRLWLRCAPLPQIAAWLLTMHAFFGSLLIFFGGWGGVRVLGELLRRIVAAGVAFCS
- a CDS encoding thrombospondin type 3 repeat-containing protein, whose product is MRAGSVMLLGLLAIGTWRANAQPSELPELVVVIGSSVLPTDAVLGLPDTRVGDTLVIDLRLENRGDQTVYFEGESMLTFDGPASFALLEAPQVMVIDPGEIAKVRLSFFPLRPWAYTAALEFRTLVPTESTPTGDFHLEFAGRGRVLDCNWNGVDDEIDLLNAFSADCDQNGVPDECDIELGHLADLDDNGVADLCDPDCNDNGYPDGYELLRGWENDCNLNGRPDRCDIASGDSLDLNHNGIPDECEADCNGNGIPDDLDIALGLSSDCNGNGIPDECELADGLLEDCDANGIADLCELDSDGDGIIDACDNCPSVYNPDQLDSNGDGTGDACAKKDDTTKPGDSDIPDDGGAPGDGGQPPGGDAGDGTTPPALGDDDGHGPEDLPPNNEDATLPDRMVEFPDELGCGGPLCGAGLAPLLPLMILGLGSWKVQRRRQAGASRPCR
- a CDS encoding dihydroorotase, encoding MTKTLLIRGGRVIDPAQEIDEITDLAVRNGKIAALGRRAPADADEVIDAAGLIVAPGLIDMHVHLREPGYEEAETIESGTAAAAAGGFTAVACMPNTEPPLDNDSAIEFVLRQAARSAHTRVYPIGALTEGRGGKELAEIGLMVRAGAIAFSDDGSGVADASVCLRAMRYVSMFERLFIQHCEDPTLSGRGVMHAGATATRLGLAGISGLSEDVMVQRDILLAAQAGVRYHVAHVSTANAVAMVRAAKQRGQRVSTEVCPHHLLLTDEACAGYDTNMKMKPPLRSQADVEACLAGVADGTIDCLVTDHAPHLAEDKEHEFADAPFGIIGLETAVPLFVRALIESGRIDWPQLIAALSTHPARLLGVTGGTLAVDQPADIVLLDPDLEWTIAVGEMRSRSRNTPFDGWRVRSRAVGTLVDGEWRYRHGRLAPA
- a CDS encoding homocysteine S-methyltransferase family protein; amino-acid sequence: MPRKHQGRPSAQFPARQEVDWHKLEVLGVVPRFEDRLCAGPLVLDGAVGTELERRGIPCELPLWSAHALRTAPAVVAAIHTDYARAGAELLVANTFRTNPRTLRAAGSAAEGPELCRRAVALARAGAAAADRPCWVAASVGPVEDCYHPERTPGAEALAAEHGEWADWLAFAQPDLVWIETIGTVREAVAAAAAARERGLAYGLSLMLRADGALLGGETLAEAVRAVEPLGPVALGLNCIPPAGVSELLPHLRALTGVPLAAYAHIGNRVPLRGWSIAERPTPEAYAACVAEWIEAGATVVGGCCGTTPAHIAAVAAVVRRRE